The proteins below are encoded in one region of Paenisporosarcina cavernae:
- a CDS encoding universal stress protein: protein MTLSYEHILVAVDGSKEAEWAFKKSIGIAERNNAALYLANVIDTRSFAAIEAYDRSIAERAQGFAEELLGGYKKEAEAAGLTNVHIVVEYGSPKSMIPKELAKKVSADLIICGATGLSTVERFLIGSVSEHIVRSAKCDVLVVRTEEHH from the coding sequence ATGACATTATCTTACGAACATATTTTAGTTGCAGTTGATGGCTCGAAAGAAGCAGAATGGGCTTTTAAAAAATCCATAGGCATTGCAGAAAGAAATAACGCAGCACTTTATTTAGCCAATGTCATTGATACTCGTTCTTTTGCTGCTATTGAAGCATATGATCGATCCATTGCGGAACGCGCCCAAGGTTTTGCCGAAGAACTTTTAGGTGGATATAAAAAAGAAGCCGAAGCTGCTGGTTTAACAAATGTTCATATAGTAGTGGAATATGGTTCTCCAAAATCCATGATTCCAAAAGAATTAGCAAAAAAAGTTTCTGCCGATTTAATTATTTGTGGGGCAACCGGGCTATCAACAGTAGAGCGGTTTTTAATCGGTAGTGTATCCGAACACATTGTTCGATCAGCGAAATGTGACGTACTAGTCGTTCGTACAGAAGAACACCACTAA
- a CDS encoding purine-cytosine permease family protein: MRSSSVQLEKLGLEAVTSDLKTSSWSNYAIIQFAFSVNAGNLLIPALAVLEGHMTWPIAFLSVLSGALLAFLFVSLMSHPGAVYGFPAQYVIRSLIGQWLTRKIASPVRTITSLYWFGVQTIGGAYIIQQAATMYDVTIPFVPVGLVLATIMAILALIGYDAIKKVTRTLFPLLILSQIVMIYLLVNRISEMDVSPSSSFSFGHFLMFSSLAFVQYVSGVSASSDMTRYAKTPKHGAFGMYIGNAIGYVIVAFIGTLSAAIFQTTNVYAALGNELSRLPGLLLLFSGILAMISINVGNAYTGGYSLLNTFSKLTRIQSAMIFGLAGIVISCFPQFSEYASTYIGYIGAGVVPLSAIIVVDYVWILQMKISTLRWEEVFRGGFQWNGHAFWCFFFGTILYLLIPNEAAPGFISFSLTGIVYFLLHRRNARIV, from the coding sequence TTGCGATCATCTTCAGTACAACTAGAAAAACTAGGATTAGAGGCAGTAACAAGCGATTTAAAAACATCTTCCTGGTCAAACTACGCAATTATTCAATTCGCATTCTCTGTAAATGCGGGAAATTTATTAATCCCAGCCCTTGCTGTTTTAGAAGGACATATGACATGGCCGATCGCCTTTCTTTCCGTCTTATCGGGAGCATTATTGGCGTTTTTATTCGTCTCTCTCATGTCTCATCCTGGAGCAGTGTATGGTTTTCCAGCACAATATGTTATTCGAAGCCTCATCGGCCAATGGCTAACAAGAAAGATTGCCTCACCTGTACGAACAATTACTTCTTTGTATTGGTTTGGTGTACAGACAATCGGAGGAGCATACATCATTCAACAAGCGGCTACAATGTATGATGTTACTATCCCTTTTGTACCGGTAGGATTAGTGCTTGCGACTATCATGGCAATTCTAGCATTGATCGGATACGACGCTATTAAAAAAGTAACAAGAACGCTATTCCCGCTTTTGATTCTCAGTCAGATCGTCATGATCTATTTATTGGTAAATCGGATCAGTGAAATGGACGTTTCTCCTTCCTCGTCATTTTCCTTCGGTCATTTTTTGATGTTTAGCTCCCTAGCTTTTGTTCAATATGTCTCAGGGGTTAGTGCTTCTAGTGATATGACGAGATATGCAAAAACACCGAAGCATGGGGCTTTTGGTATGTACATAGGAAATGCAATTGGATATGTCATCGTGGCATTTATCGGCACATTATCTGCTGCCATATTCCAGACAACAAATGTGTATGCAGCACTTGGGAATGAATTATCCCGTCTACCAGGATTACTTTTGCTGTTTTCAGGAATACTTGCGATGATTTCCATCAATGTTGGAAATGCTTATACAGGAGGCTATAGTTTACTCAATACTTTTTCCAAACTTACTCGCATACAAAGTGCAATGATTTTTGGGTTAGCAGGGATCGTCATTAGTTGTTTCCCTCAGTTTTCCGAATATGCCTCGACCTATATTGGTTATATTGGTGCAGGCGTCGTTCCATTATCTGCAATTATCGTCGTCGATTATGTGTGGATTCTGCAAATGAAAATTTCTACCTTAAGATGGGAAGAGGTTTTCCGCGGAGGATTCCAATGGAATGGACACGCATTTTGGTGCTTTTTCTTCGGTACGATTCTTTACCTTCTGATACCAAACGAAGCAGCACCTGGTTTCATTAGTTTTTCTTTAACAGGAATTGTGTATTTTTTGTTACATAGAAGGAATGCTCGAATCGTATAG
- a CDS encoding M24 family metallopeptidase, whose product MSKLSHISQFLKQSGTDAAFISTPDNVFYISGFRSNPHERLLGVFVFSDETAMMVLPKMEVPDAKAAGWKYDIIGHEDTDNAWNLVQEYIANKQNSLGTLAIEKTHVTVDRYEEIQRILPSATISGIDDTLNSLRLKKDNSELAILRKAAEFADYAIEVGVSEIAEGKTELEILQAVEAALKAKGITHMSFDTMVLSGPKTASPHGKPGSRKIQKGDFILFDLGVVYEGYCSDITRTVAYGEPSDEQRKIYETVLQAEQAAVQLVKPGVTAKNLDLTARDIISKAGYGEFFTHRLGHGLGISVHEFPSITSTNEMELIEGMVFTIEPGIYVPDVAGVRIEDDVVVTKDGVEILTKYPKELVIIPAD is encoded by the coding sequence ATGTCTAAATTATCACATATTTCACAATTTCTAAAACAATCTGGCACGGATGCGGCATTTATCAGCACACCGGATAATGTTTTTTATATCTCAGGATTTCGAAGCAATCCGCACGAACGATTGTTAGGTGTATTTGTATTTTCAGATGAGACAGCGATGATGGTACTTCCTAAAATGGAAGTACCAGATGCAAAAGCAGCTGGATGGAAATACGACATTATTGGGCATGAGGATACCGATAATGCTTGGAATTTAGTACAAGAATATATAGCGAATAAACAAAATTCTCTCGGTACACTTGCTATTGAGAAAACGCATGTAACGGTGGATCGTTACGAAGAGATTCAACGCATACTTCCTTCCGCTACGATTTCGGGAATAGATGACACCTTAAATTCTCTACGCTTGAAAAAAGACAATTCGGAGCTAGCGATTCTGCGAAAGGCAGCTGAATTCGCGGACTATGCGATTGAGGTTGGCGTAAGTGAAATTGCGGAAGGTAAAACTGAATTGGAAATCTTACAAGCAGTTGAAGCAGCATTAAAAGCAAAAGGAATTACACACATGTCCTTCGACACTATGGTGCTTAGTGGACCTAAAACCGCTTCTCCGCACGGAAAACCCGGCTCCCGCAAGATACAAAAAGGGGATTTCATCCTATTCGATCTAGGTGTCGTCTACGAAGGTTATTGTTCCGATATAACACGGACTGTAGCTTATGGAGAACCGTCTGATGAACAGCGCAAAATTTATGAAACTGTCTTACAAGCAGAACAGGCAGCTGTTCAATTAGTCAAACCTGGTGTAACAGCTAAAAATCTAGACTTAACTGCTAGAGATATTATTTCGAAAGCTGGATATGGCGAGTTTTTCACTCACCGCTTAGGACATGGTCTCGGCATCTCGGTCCACGAGTTCCCTTCGATCACATCAACAAATGAAATGGAATTAATAGAAGGAATGGTCTTTACAATTGAACCGGGAATTTACGTGCCTGACGTTGCAGGAGTGCGCATTGAAGACGATGTAGTGGTCACAAAAGATGGAGTAGAAATCCTAACGAAGTATCCGAAGGAATTGGTTATTATACCAGCAGACTAG
- the ald gene encoding alanine dehydrogenase codes for MKIGVPKEIKNNENRVAMTPAGVVNLNVFGHEVYIETGAGVGSGFTDDDYTAAGAIIVPTAAEAWSKDMVMKVKEPIASEYGYFREGLILFTYLHLAPEAALTKALLDNKVVGIAYETVQLANNSLPLLTPMSEVAGRMSTQIGAQFLEKIHGGLGILLGGVPGVSRGKVTIIGGGIAGTNAAKVAVGMGADVTVIDLNPERLRQLDDMFGRDVQTLISNPFNIAESVKEADLLIGAVLIPGAKAPKLVSEEMIKSMKPGSVVVDIAIDQGGILETSDRITTHDNPTYEKHGVVHYAVANMPGAVPRTSTMALTNVTIPYAVQIANKGYAQACIENPALLKGINTLNGHVTYQAVAEAQELPYVAAESLLNS; via the coding sequence ATGAAAATTGGTGTGCCAAAAGAAATAAAGAATAACGAAAATCGTGTTGCGATGACTCCAGCAGGAGTTGTTAACTTAAACGTATTTGGACACGAAGTATATATTGAAACGGGAGCAGGAGTAGGGTCTGGTTTTACAGATGATGATTATACTGCTGCAGGTGCAATCATTGTGCCAACCGCTGCAGAAGCTTGGTCGAAAGACATGGTCATGAAAGTAAAAGAACCGATTGCATCAGAATATGGTTATTTCCGTGAAGGACTTATTCTCTTCACGTATTTACACCTAGCTCCGGAAGCAGCATTAACAAAAGCTCTTCTAGATAATAAAGTAGTTGGAATTGCATACGAAACGGTACAATTAGCAAACAATTCATTACCACTTTTAACACCAATGAGTGAAGTTGCAGGAAGAATGTCGACACAAATTGGCGCTCAATTTCTAGAAAAAATTCACGGTGGACTTGGAATTCTTTTAGGTGGAGTACCAGGAGTATCGCGTGGCAAAGTAACGATTATTGGTGGAGGAATTGCCGGTACGAACGCAGCGAAAGTGGCCGTTGGTATGGGAGCAGACGTAACAGTAATCGACTTAAATCCGGAAAGACTTCGTCAGTTAGACGACATGTTTGGACGCGATGTACAAACACTTATTTCGAATCCATTTAATATCGCAGAATCTGTAAAAGAAGCTGACTTATTGATTGGTGCTGTATTAATTCCAGGTGCAAAAGCGCCGAAATTAGTATCAGAAGAAATGATTAAATCGATGAAACCTGGCTCTGTAGTAGTAGATATTGCAATTGACCAAGGTGGAATTTTGGAAACATCCGACCGAATCACAACACATGATAATCCAACGTATGAGAAACATGGCGTTGTACATTATGCGGTAGCGAATATGCCAGGTGCAGTTCCACGTACGTCGACAATGGCATTAACAAACGTGACAATTCCTTACGCAGTACAAATTGCAAACAAAGGGTATGCACAAGCATGTATCGAAAATCCTGCATTGTTAAAAGGAATCAATACATTAAATGGGCATGTCACGTACCAAGCAGTTGCTGAAGCGCAAGAATTACCGTATGTAGCTGCAGAATCGTTATTAAATTCCTAA